One Papaver somniferum cultivar HN1 chromosome 10, ASM357369v1, whole genome shotgun sequence genomic window carries:
- the LOC113318619 gene encoding uncharacterized protein LOC113318619, giving the protein MEIGRGEIPSSFRSVPEFSSTTQRRFNECLPVYEQPRDDEDSSSDSSVDYSYSEEEGDKSYKSDDDDDDDDDDGDGDEVGMTDSTATKKNKKIESTTGTSLRERLEKLEWKVFHTRGFKRTFQSRLKQWICSWNAQTPFVWVHVHAYYNKHKLYGGYGVILRDSDAKPITASANFSVVGKSFYTQLLMGVMAGVTLVKNLRLPKLRVVCNSIKIPHVIDKIWDCKDIACRENKQYTYNCKWCWRSYFVFQGADRDLVPHARDIKAQIREGLELLELTGYLGYLNKAAYYLAKMGKKNRAKVENQEERIASSDEGTGEIKPCDFPQELKQILWRDAEGVFRTMHYRREPLVTQVAAEKQKEWASSSQRTEAKGICREAEGMGILQPENYS; this is encoded by the exons ATGGAGATCGGTAGAGGTGAAATACCTTCCTCTTTTAGATCTGTTCCTGAGTTTTCCTCAACGACCCAAAGAAG atttaatgaGTGCTTACCGGTTTATGAACAACCAAGAGACGACGAAGATTCCTCCTCTGACAGTTCTGTGGACTATTCTTActcagaagaagaaggagacaaATCCTATaaatctgatgatgatgatgatgatgatgatgatgatggagatggagatgaagTAGGTATGACCGATTCAACAGcaacaaaaaagaacaaaaaaatcgaATCAACAACT GGAACAAGTTTGCGGGAGAGGCTGGAGAAGCTGGAGTGGAAAGTTTTTCATACCCGTGGATTCAAGAGAACATTTCAAAGTAGACTCAAACAATGGATTTGTTCCTGGAATGCTCAAACACCTTTTGTTTGGGTTCATGTGCATGCTTATTATAATAAGCATAAATTGTACGGAGGATATGGAGTTATTTTACGGGATTCCGATGCAAAGCCAATCACTGCTTCAGCCAACTTCTCAGTGGTTGGAAAATCTTTTTACACTCAACTGCTGATGGGTGTAATGGCTGGTGTTACACTTGTTAAGAATCTCAGGCTTCCTAAACTTCGTGTTGTGTGcaattcaattaaaattccacATGTCATTGATAAAATTTGGGACTGCAAGGATATTGCTTGCCGTGAAAACAAACAATATACATATAATTGCAAATGGTGTTGGAGGTCTTACTTTGTGTTTCAGGGTGCTGATAGGGATTTGGTGCCTCATGCACGGGATATTAAAGCTCAGATACGTGAAGGCCTAGAGCTACTAGAATTGACAGGATATCTTGGGTATTTGAATAAAGCGGCGTATTATCTAGCAAAAATGGGAAAAAAGAATAGAGCTAAAGTTGAGAACCAGGAAGAAAGGATTGCCTCTAGTGATGAGGGAACTGGTGAGATTAAACCATGTGATTTTCCGCAAGAGCTAAAACAGATTCTTTGGAGAGATGCCGAAGGTGTGTTTCGTACCATGCACTACAGACGTGAGCCCTTGGTAACGCAG GTTGCTGCAGAGAAGCAGAAGGAATGGGCATCCTCCAGCCAGAGGACTGAAGCAAAAGGAATCTGCAGAGAAGCAGAAGGAATGGGAATCCTCCAGCCTGAGAATTATTCTTAA
- the LOC113316971 gene encoding uncharacterized protein LOC113316971, with the protein MGVMAGVTLVKNLRLPKLRVVCNSIKIPHVIDKIWDCKDIACRENKEYTYNCKWCWRSYFVFQGADRDLVPHARDIKAQIREGLELLELTGYLGYLNKAAYYLAKMGKKNRAKVENQEERIASSDEGTGEIKPCDFPQELKQILWRDAEGVFRTMHYRREPLVTQVAAEKQKEWASSSQRTEAKGICREAEGMGILQPENYS; encoded by the exons ATGGGTGTAATGGCTGGTGTTACACTTGTTAAGAATCTCAGGCTTCCTAAACTTCGTGTGGTGTGcaattcaattaaaattccacATGTCATTGATAAAATTTGGGACTGCAAGGATATTGCTTGCCGTGAAAACAAAGAATATACATATAATTGCAAATGGTGTTGGAGGTCTTACTTTGTGTTTCAGGGTGCTGATAGGGATTTGGTGCCTCATGCACGGGATATTAAAGCTCAGATACGTGAAGGCCTAGAGCTACTAGAATTGACAGGATATCTTGGGTATTTGAATAAAGCGGCGTATTATCTAGCAAAAATGGGAAAAAAGAATAGAGCTAAAGTTGAGAACCAGGAAGAAAGGATTGCCTCTAGTGATGAGGGAACTGGTGAGATTAAACCATGTGATTTTCCGCAAGAGCTAAAACAGATTCTTTGGAGAGATGCCGAAGGTGTGTTTCGTACCATGCACTACAGACGTGAGCCCTTGGTAACGCAG GTTGCTGCAGAGAAGCAGAAGGAATGGGCATCCTCCAGCCAGAGGACTGAAGCAAAAGGAATCTGCAGAGAAGCAGAAGGAATGGGAATCCTCCAGCCTGAGAATTATTCTTAA